Proteins encoded by one window of Catharus ustulatus isolate bCatUst1 chromosome Z, bCatUst1.pri.v2, whole genome shotgun sequence:
- the SPIN1 gene encoding spindlin-1, which produces MKTPFGKSPGQRSRADAGHAGVSASMMKKRTSHKKHRNNVGPSKPISQPRRNIVGCRIQHGWKEGSGPVTQWKGTVLDQVPVNPSLYLIKYDGFDCVYGLELHKDERVSALEVLPDRVATSRISDAHLADTMIGKAVEHMFETEDGSKDEWRGMVLARAPIMNTWFYITYEKDPVLYMYQLLDDYKEGDLRIMPDSNDSPPAEREPGEVVDSLVGKQVEYAKEDGSKRTGMVIHQVEAKPSVYFIKFDDDFHIYVYDLVKTS; this is translated from the exons ATGAAGACCCCATTTGGAAAATCACCAGGTCAGCGGTCCAGAGCTGATGCAG GTCATGCAGGAGTGTCTGCCAGCATGATGAAGAAAAGAACATCCCACAA AAAACATAGAAACAATGTGGGACCAAGCAAACCTATTTCTCAACCACGAAGAAATATTGTAGGCTGCAGGATACAGCACGGATGGAAAGAAGGGAGTGGACCTGTAACACAATGGAAAGGCACAGTTCTTGATCAAGTTCCTGTAAATCCCTCTCTCTATCTCATAAAGTATGATGGATTTGATTGTGTGTATGGACTAGAACTTCACAAAGATGAAAGAGTTTCAGCACTTGAAGTTCTTCCAGACAGAGTTG CTACATCTCGAATTAGTGATGCCCACCTGGCAGACACAATGATTGGTAAAGCTGTGGAACATATGTTTGAGACAGAGGATGGCTCAAAAGATGAGTGGAGGGGGATGGTTTTGGCTCGAGCTCCTATTATGAACACATGGTTTTATATTACCTATGAGAAAGATCCCGTCTTGTACATGTACCAGCTCTTAGATGATTATAAAGAAGGTGACCTTCGCATTATGCCTGATTCAA ATGATTCACCTCCTGCAGAACGGGAACCAGGTGAAGTTGTGGACAGCCTGGTAGGCAAACAAGTGGAATATGCCAAAGAAGATGGCTCGAAAAGGACTGGCATGGTCATTCATCAAGTTGAAGCCAAACCATCTGTCTATTTCATCAAGTTTGATGATGATTTCCATATTTATGTCTACGATTTGGTGAAGACATCCTAG